A single genomic interval of Bos taurus isolate L1 Dominette 01449 registration number 42190680 breed Hereford chromosome 6, ARS-UCD2.0, whole genome shotgun sequence harbors:
- the APELA gene encoding apelin receptor early endogenous ligand precursor produces the protein MRFHQFFLLFVIFMLSLLLIHGQRQANLAMRRKLHRHNCLQRRCMPLHSRVPFP, from the exons ATGAGATTTCACCAGTTCTTTCttctatttgttatttttatgttgAGTCTTCTACTTATCCACGGACAAAGACAAG ctaATTTGGCAATGAGAAGAAAATTGCACAGACACAACTGCCTTCAGAGGAGATGTATGCCTCTCCATTCACGAGTGCCCTTCCCCTGA